GCCCCTGACATGACCTGTCAGGACTGATAGACAGCCCCTCGATGAAGGACCTTCCGGATTCGGGGAAGCTGGCGTTTGGATTCGAGGAGCACCGCACGGCGCTCGTCGGTCATTGCTACCGCATGCTGGGCTCCATCGCGGAGGCGGACGACGCCGTCCAGGAGACGCTGGTGCGGGCGTGGCGCGCGATGGACCGCTTCGAGGGGCGCGCGTCGCCTCGGACCTGGCTGTACAGCATCGCCACGCGCGTGTGCCTGGACGCCTTGGCGAAGAGCGGGCGCCGCGCGCGGCCCATGGAGCTGGGGCCCGCGTACTCCATCGACGGGCCGTTGACGCCGCTGCCCGCGGACAGTTGGCTCGAGCCCATCCCGGACGCGTTGGCCGTGCCCTCGGACGCGGACCCCGCCGAACGGTTGGCGCTGCGCCAGAGCATCCGGCTCGCGTTCCTCGCGGCGCTTCAGCACCTGCCGCCGAAGCAGCGCGCGGTGCTGCTGCTGGCCGAGGTCCTGGGCTGGCCCGCCACGGAGATCGCCGAGACGCTGGAGACGTCGGTGGCCTCGGTCAACAGCGCGCTTCAGCGCGCCCGGGCGACGGTGGCGGACCTGGGCCTGGAGGACACCGACTTCCAGTCGCCTCAGTCCGACGCTCAGGCGGCGTTGCTGAATCGTTACGTGGACGCGTTCGAGCGCTACGACATGGACGCCTTCACGGCGCTGCTCCACGAGGAGGTCACCCTGTCGATGCCTCCGTTCGCGCTGTGGCTCCAGGGGCCCGAATCCATTCGCGGCTGGTTCCTCGGCCGGGGGGCGGTCTGCCGAGGCTCCCGGTTGGTGCCGGCCTCCGCGTGCGGCTCACCGGCCTTTGGCCAGTACCACGACGACGGCTCCGGGGGCCCTTTGCACCCGTGGTCACTCATCGTCCTCGAAATGGCCGGTGGACGCATCGCGGCAATGACCCACTTCCTCGACGCGAAGACGTTATTCCCCCGGTTCGGCCTCCCCCTGGAGCTGCCCCGGTAGGCGAAGGGGGGCGGATCATCTTTTTAAAAGTCGGCCGATGATTTCCGGCGGCTGTGGCAGTCAAAGCCTTCGTAACCATCCCGCCTGGAGGCGAACATGAAGGTCAGCCGTCCCCGCAAGCTCTTCCTCAACCTGCCCGTGGCCGACCTGAAGCGGTCGGTGGATTTCTTCACGAAGCTGGGCTTCGAGTTCAACAAGGACTTCACCGACGACAACGCCACCTGCATGGTGGTGGGTGAGGACGCGTTCGTGATGCTGCTCACGGATGCTCGCTTCAAGGACTTCATCAAGAAGCCGCTGCACGACGCGACGCAGAGCACCGCCGGCACCTATGCGGTGTCCGCCACCAGCCGCGAGGAGGTCGATGCGCTGGTGAAGATTGCCCTGGCCAATGGTGGCACCCCCGCTGCGGAGGCCATGGACCTGGGCTTCATGTATGGCGGCAGCTTCTACGACCCGGACGGTCACCACTGGGAGCTGGCTTGGATGGACCCGAACCAGATGCCCCCGCAGTAGTCGGTGTGATGTGCCGCGCGGAGTCTCCGTGCCTCCGCGCGGCGCACGGTCCTCAGAACCGGTAGCCCAGATGGACGGTGGGAAAGAAACCGAAGCGCGAGGTCTCGAACTCGCGCCCGTCGACTTCCACCGCGTCCTGGAACACCGAGTAGGACACGCCCACCCAGGGCGTGATGTAGAGGTGGTCCGTCACCGCGAACCGGTAGCCGATGCGTGGGCCCACCGCGACGTCCGCGCCCACGACGTGCTGGCCCGTCTCGTCCAGCGTGTAGCGGTTGCGGGTGACGTTCAGCTCCAGCCCCGCGAACAGCCCTCGGACGTCCGAGCCGAAGTAGTCGAGCTTGGCGCTCATGCCCAAGGTGGACTGCGTCCAGTCGTCGTTGCCGTGGAAGAACTTGGGCACCCGGGCGCCGAAGACGCCCAGGTTGAAGCGCACGTGGTCGAAGGCGAGCGCCACGTGGCCGGAGCCTCCTCTCAGGAACAGGGCCACGGGGTCCGTCTCCAGCTCCACCGTGGGGCCCGCGTGGGCGGTGCCCGCGGCGAGCAGGCAGGCGGCGGCGAGCGTCCGTGCCGGAGACGTGGAGGCGATGGTGCGGAAGGCCTTGGGGGCGCGGTGCATGGGAGACTCCGAGGGTCGGGACTGCTGCGGTTCGTGACGCATGCATAGGGCTGGCGATGCGTCCGGGCGCTGACGGGCTCCGCCAAATCCGTTGACTCTCCTCGCCACCGGTGGCCAGTGTTTCGGCGCAATGCGCGGCCCTGCGACGCGAAGTGGAGCGACGGTGTCGGGCCGGACGGTCCTCCCCGCCATCGGCCGGCTCCTGGCCCTGGGGATGGACATCGAGCCCCTGCT
This genomic window from Myxococcus hansupus contains:
- a CDS encoding sigma-70 family RNA polymerase sigma factor, giving the protein MKDLPDSGKLAFGFEEHRTALVGHCYRMLGSIAEADDAVQETLVRAWRAMDRFEGRASPRTWLYSIATRVCLDALAKSGRRARPMELGPAYSIDGPLTPLPADSWLEPIPDALAVPSDADPAERLALRQSIRLAFLAALQHLPPKQRAVLLLAEVLGWPATEIAETLETSVASVNSALQRARATVADLGLEDTDFQSPQSDAQAALLNRYVDAFERYDMDAFTALLHEEVTLSMPPFALWLQGPESIRGWFLGRGAVCRGSRLVPASACGSPAFGQYHDDGSGGPLHPWSLIVLEMAGGRIAAMTHFLDAKTLFPRFGLPLELPR
- a CDS encoding VOC family protein yields the protein MKVSRPRKLFLNLPVADLKRSVDFFTKLGFEFNKDFTDDNATCMVVGEDAFVMLLTDARFKDFIKKPLHDATQSTAGTYAVSATSREEVDALVKIALANGGTPAAEAMDLGFMYGGSFYDPDGHHWELAWMDPNQMPPQ